A region from the Rhodamnia argentea isolate NSW1041297 chromosome 7, ASM2092103v1, whole genome shotgun sequence genome encodes:
- the LOC115734693 gene encoding probable L-type lectin-domain containing receptor kinase S.7, which produces MASTSHLRPFSALAFIVISLGALSADPGPSFSFHKFAKDAYLESNLAMYGDAKVVSGGSSVQLTDAGSPSAGSVVYRRPIRIVQGNPEKLVSFSTYFSFSLSGGDGNDLAFALCPSGFNVDEFGDNGSPFGLLLEKNRPLNRTVAVRFDSAKNSVAIDVGGLGPVKVKNVSSLNLVLNGGSKFHSWIDYEAGSRRLEVRVSRSSESRPSDPVLARFVDLRTMWKEGDVFLGLSSSNGNSSRACFIHSWSFKLRHVPQWMHSEPLDPQAVGRNTKNLGVHEKNDCFLKVLAAMIFGTGSGALGAFVVLYLWTIFGNRRPVAPEEFVVEPVDLKKCSKLEVIVDKAVKDVNATK; this is translated from the coding sequence ATGGCCTCGACCTCCCACCTCAGGCCCTTCTCGGCCTTGGCCTTCATCGTAATCTCCCTCGGAGCCCTCTCCGCCGACCCGGgtccctccttctccttccaCAAGTTCGCTAAAGATGCCTACCTTGAGTCCAACCTCGCAATGTACGGAGATGCCAAGGTGGTCAGCGGGGGTTCCTCGGTTCAGCTGACTGACGCGGGGAGCCCGAGTGCCGGGTCGGTCGTGTACAGGAGACCCATCAGGATTGTGCAAGGTAATCCGGAAAAGCTGGTCTCTTTCTCGACCTACTTCTCGTTTTCGTTGTCCGGAGGCGATGGAAATGACTTGGCATTTGCTCTGTGTCCAAGTGGTTTTAATGTTGATGAATTTGGGGATAATGGTAGTCCCTTTGGGCTTCTTCTGGAAAAGAACAGGCCTCTGAATAGAACCGTCGCTGTTAGATTCGATTCGGCGAAGAATAGTGTGGCGATTGATGTGGGTGGCCTCGGGCCTGTTAAAGTGAAGAACGTGTCTTCACTTAATTTGGTGCTGAATGGTGGGAGCAAGTTCCATTCTTGGATTGATTATGAAGCTGGGTCAAGAAGGTTGGAGGTTAGGGTGAGTAGGTCCTCCGAATCGCGGCCGTCGGATCCGGTGCTCGCTCGATTCGTGGATTTGCGGACAATGTGGAAGGAGGGCGATGTGTTTCTGGGTTTGAGCTCGTCTAATGGGAACTCAAGCCGGGCGTGCTTTATCCACTCTTGGAGCTTCAAGCTCAGGCATGTCCCTCAATGGATGCACTCGGAGCCGTTGGATCCTCAAGCCGTCGGTCGAAACACCAAGAATTTGGGAGTCCATGAGAAGAACGATTGTTTCTTGAAAGTGCTGGCAGCGATGATTTTCGGCACGGGGAGTGGCGCTTTGGGGGCATTCGTAGTCCTGTACTTGTGGACGATATTCGGGAACCGGCGTCCGGTGGCGCCGGAGGAGTTTGTGGTGGAGCCTGTGGATTTGAAGAAGTGCAGTAAATTGGAGGTGATTGTAGATAAGGCCGTCAAAGATGTGAATGCGACCAAGTGA
- the LOC115734629 gene encoding neutral ceramidase 2-like, with translation MATSFLVHASIKRFCITRWFLFLVALFQNIKGNLSASNYLIGLGSYDITGPAADVNMMGYANIEQIASGVHFRLRARTFIVAEPQGNRVAFVNLDACMASQIVTIKVLERLKARYGNLYTEENVAISGIHTHAGPGGYLQYVVYIVTSLGFVRQSFHALVDGIEKSIVQAHENLRPGSIFVNRGELLDAGVNRSPSAYLNNPEAERKKYEYNVDKEMTLIKFVDDEWGPVGSFNWFATHGTSMSRTNSLISGDNKGAAARFMEDWFEKDYSLKGFGSARLNDSGMDRISRRVSSLASDHKTPIKKTLAGSFHSSRRRPIMRSLGVTRRVRSALRKDDRPKFVAAFCQTNCGDVSPNILGSFCIDSGLPCDFNHSTCNRKNELCYGRGPGYPDEFESTRIIGEKQFKRAAELFDKAREQLKGKIRYKHAYVDFSNIEVTVPKPGGGSQVVKTCPAAMGFAFAAGTTDGPGAFDFKQGDDKGNVFWKLVRDLLKTPSQEQIDCQHPKPILLDTGEMKKPYDWAPSILPLQTLQIGQLVILTVPAEFTTMAGRRLRDAIKMVLASRADEFDSNGHIVIAGLSNTYSQYVTTFEEYQVQRYEGASTLYGPHTLGAYIQEFKKLIEALITDKTIEPGPQPPDLLDKQISLLPQVILDATPPGVSFGDVKADIPLNSTFRRGDLVRVTFWSACPRNDLMTEGTFALVEFLQDRNAWVPAYDDDDFCLKFIWSRPAKLSPRSYATIEWRVPTSVVSGVYRIRHFGAAKSLLGAIRHFAGSSSAFGVA, from the exons ATGGCAACGTCTTTCCTTGTTCATGCTTCTATCAAGAGGTTTTGTATAACTAGATGGTTCTTGTTCCTTGTGGCCCTGTTCCAGAACATCAAAGGAAACTTGTCAGCTTCCAATTATTTGATTGGCCTTGGGAGCTATGATATCACAGGGCCTGCTGCAGATGTAAATATGATGGGATATGcaaacattgaacaaattgcATCTGGAGTCCACTTTAGATTGCGGGCTCGGACTTTTATTGTTGCAGAACCTCAAGGAAATCGTGTAGCATTTGTAAACCTTGATGCATGCATGGCTTCACAAATTGTGACTATTAAAGTACTTGAGAGATTAAAAGCAAG ATATGGGAATCTTTATACTGAAGAGAATGTCGCAATTAGTGGAATTCACACTCATGCTGGACCAGGAGGCTATCTCCAGTATGTCGTATATATAGTGACATCACTTGGATTTGTAAGGCAGTCATTTCATGCTCTTGTTGATGGGATTGAGAAAAGCATTGTGCAAGCTCATGAAAATCTTCGGCCAGGGAGTATTTTTGTCAATAGAG GAGAGCTTCTTGATGCTGGTGTTAACCGAAGTCCTAGTGCTTATCTCAATAATCCGGAGGCTGAACGGAAGAAGTACGAATACAATGTTGACAAAGAAATGACTCTCATAAAGTTTGTAGATGATGAATGGGGTCCAGTTGGTAGCTTCAACTGGTTTGCAACACATGGAACTTCAATGAGTCGAACTAACTCCCTAATTAGCGGTGACAACAAAGGAGCTGCAGCACGATTTATGGAGGACTGGTTTGAAAAGGATTATTCTTTGAAAGGCTTTGGAAGTGCACGTCTTAATGACTCTGGAATGGATAGGATATCTAGAAGAGTCTCAAGCCTGGCTTCCGACCATAAAACAC CTATAAAGAAGACGCTTGCCGGTTCTTTCCACTCTTCTCGACGAAGACCTATAATGAGATCATTGGGTGTCACAAGGAGAGTTAGGAGTGCCTTAAGAAAGGATGATAGGCCAAAGTTTGTTGCTGCATTCTGTCAAACAAATTGTGGCGATGTAAGCCCGAACATTCTTGGCTCATTTTGCATCGACTCTGGACTGCCTTGTGATTTCAATCATAGCACTTGCAATAGAAAAAATGAGTTGTGCTACGGACGGGGGCCAGG ATACCCTGATGAATTTGAGAGCACACGCATAATAGGAGAAAAGCAATTCAAAAGGGCTGCAGAACTCTTTGACAAAGCGAGGGAGCAACTGAAAGGAAAGATCAGATATAAGCATGCTTATGTGGATTTCTCTAACATTGAGGTTACAGTTCCTAAACCCGGTGGAGGCAGTCAGGTGGTTAAAACATGTCCTGCTGCAATGGGCTTTGCTTTTGCTGCCGGAACAACCGATGGCCCTGGAGCTTTTGATTTCAAGCAAGGAGATGATAAG GGTAATGTCTTTTGGAAGCTGGTAAGGGATTTGTTGAAAACACCCAGTCAAGAGCAGATTGACTGTCAGCATCCAAAGCCTATTCTACTTGACACTGGAGAAATGAAGAAACCATATGACTGGGCG CCTTCAATACTTCCTCTACAGACTCTGCAAATAGGGCAACTTGTAATTCTCACCGTACCTGCAG AGTTCACAACTATGGCCGGTAGACGTCTGCGTGATGCCATCAAGATGGTGCTTGCGTCTAGAGCGGACGAGTTTGATAGCAATGGCCATATTGTCATTGCAGGGCTTTCCAACACTTATTCTCAGTATGTTACCACGTTTGAGGAATATCAAGTGCAGAGATACGAG GGCGCATCTACTCTTTACGGTCCCCACACACTCGGTGCCTACATTCAGGAGTTCAAGAAATTAATTGAAGCTCTCATCACCGACAAAACCATTGAACCAGGTCCGCAACCGCCAGATCTCCTTGACAAGCAAATTAGCTTACTCCCCCAAGTTATCTTGGATGCAACACCTCCAGGCGTGAGCTTTGGAGACGTTAAGGCTGATATCCCCCTGAATTCCACCTTCAGAAGAGGAGATTTAGTGAGAGTCACTTTTTGGTCTGCTTGTCCTAGAAACGACCTGATGACTGAGGGGACTTTCGCGCTGGTGGAGTTTCTCCAGGATCGGAATGCCTGGGTCCCAGCCTACGATGACGACGATTTCTGCTTGAAGTTCATATGGTCACGGCCTGCGAAACTGAGTCCTAGGAGCTATGCAACTATCGAATGGAGGGTCCCTACTTCGGTTGTTTCAGGGGTTTACAGAATCCGACACTTTGGTGCTGCAAAGTCGCTGTTGGGGGCCATCCGGCATTTCGCCGGTTCATCAAGTGCCTTTGGGGTAGCATAG
- the LOC115734630 gene encoding mitochondrial uncoupling protein 1 translates to MVADGKSKSDISFAGTFASSAFAACFAEICTIPLDTAKVRLQLQKTAAAGDAVALPKYRGMLGTVATIAREEGLTALWKGIVPGLHRQCLFGGLRIGLYEPVKTFYVGKDFVGDVPLSKKILAALTTGALGIAVANPTDLVKVRLQSEGKLPPGVPRRYSGALNAYSTIIRQEGVAALWTGVGPNIARNAIINAAELASYDQIKQSILKIPGFSDNVITHLLSGLGAGFFAVCIGSPVDVVKSRMMGDSTYKSTLDCFAKTLRNDGPLAFYKGFIPNFGRLGSWNVIMFLTLEQAKKFVKNLESS, encoded by the exons ATGGTGGCCGATGGCAAGTCCAAGTCCGACATCTCCTTTGCCGGAACTTTCGCCAGCAGCGCTTTCGCCGCTTGTTTCGCCGAG ATATGCACAATTCCTTTGGATACTGCTAAAGTAAGGCTCCAGCTTCAAAAGACAGCTGCCGCTGGTGACGCTGTGGCCTTGCCCAAGTATAGGGGCATGCTTGGCACAGTTGCCACCATTGCAAGGGAAGAAGGTCTAACTGCACTTTGGAAAGGCATTGTGCCAGGGTTACATCGTCAGTGTCTATTTGGAGGCCTTAGAATCGGGTTGTATGAGCCT GTTAAGACCTTCTATGTGGGTAAAGACTTTGTCGGAGATGTTCCATTGTCCAAGAAAATTCTTGCTGCACTCACAACTG GTGCCCTGGGAATTGCAGTGGCAAACCCAACTGATCTTGTGAAAGTGAGGCTTCAATCTGAAGGAAAATTGCCCCCAGGTGTGCCTAGACGCTACTCTGGAGCACTTAACGCTTATTCGACAATCATCAGACAG GAAGGTGTGGCTGCTCTTTGGACGGGAGTTGGACCGAATATAGCACGAAATGCTATAATCAATGCTGCTGAGCTAGCCAGCTATGATCAAATCAAGCAG agtattttgaaaattccaggATTCTCAGACAATGTTATCACTCATCTCCTTTCTGGTCTCGGGGCTGGATTTTTTGCCGTCTGCATTGGCTCTCCAGTTGATGTG GTTAAGTCTAGAATGATGGGAGATTCTACTTACAAAAGCACCCTTGATTGCTTCGCAAAGACACTGAGAAACGAT gGGCCTTTAGCATTCTATAAGGGCTTCATTCCAAATTTCGGAAGGCTGGGATCTTGGAATGTGATCATGTTCCTCACGTTGGAGCAG GCTAAGAAATTTGTCAAGAATTTAGAATCTTCTTGA
- the LOC115734851 gene encoding fructokinase-like 1, chloroplastic — MALLHLLPRSLLFHCPHSLLHQPKKSLDPNASITHEFRLSDTRSTPPKSSMNGGNIGNNSDAESRKPTRRGRKKSASPSSTPPPSSSSSSAGKKTKRSPKIEAGNGAVAVAVAAEPVRAQARQEEDEGGDDWVYDDGIDSYDDPPLVCCFGAARREFVPTVRVHHNPMHPDMYSQWKMLQWDPPEFARAPGGPPSNVAISHVRLGGRAAFMGKVGRDDFGDELVLAMNKERVQTRAVKFDGDVKTGRTYMRVKFDGGRMRMETVKESAEDSLASSELNLAVLKEAKIFHFTSEVLTTPSMHATLFRAIKWSKKFGSLIFFDLNLPLPLWRSRNETRELIKRAWDEADIIEVSRQELEFLLDEDHYERKRNYRPQYYAENFEQSKNRRDCYHYTQEEISPLWHNKLKFIFVTDGTLRIHYYSPEFDGVVVGTEDVLITPFTCDRTGSGDAVVAAILRKLTTCPEMINNQDILERQLRFAVAAGIISQWTIGAVRGFPTESATQNLKEQVYVPSMW, encoded by the exons ATGGCGTTACTCCATCTCCTTCCTCGCTCTCTCCTCTTCCACTGCCCTCACTCTCTCCTTCACCAACCCAAGAAATCACTCGACCCCAATGCTTCAATCACTCACGAATTTCGTCTCTCCGACACTCGCTCGACTCCTCCTAAATCCTCCATGAATGGCGGCAACATCGGCAACAACAGCGACGCCGAGTCCCGGAAACCAACTCgaagaggaaggaagaagagcGCTTCCCCTTCCtcaactcctcctccctcttcgtcttcttcatcggCCGGGAAGAAGACGAAGCGCTCCCCGAAAATCGAGGCCGGAAATGGCGCGGTCGCGGTCGCGGTCGCGGCCGAACCGGTCAGGGCTCAAGCTCGACAAGAGGAGGACGAAGGCGGCGACGACTGGGTGTACGACGACGGAATCGACTCCTACGACGACCCGCCGCTGGTCTGCTGCTTCGGCGCTGCGCGGCGGGAGTTCGTGCCGACGGTGCGGGTCCACCACAACCCCATGCACCCGGACATGTACTCGCAGTGGAAGATGCTGCAGTGGGACCCGCCGGAGTTCGCGCGGGCTCCCGGCGGCCCGCCGTCGAATGTGGCCATCTCGCACGTGCGGCTCGGCGGGCGGGCGGCGTTCATGGGGAAGGTCGGGAGGGACGACTTTGGGGACGAGCTGGTGTTGGCGATGAACAAGGAGAGGGTCCAGACGAGGGCTGTGAAGTTCGATGGGGATGTGAAGACTGGCCGTACTTATATGAGGGTCAAGTTCGATGGAGGGAGGATGAGGATGGAGACTGTGAAGGAGTCGGCTGAGGACTCGCTCGCGAGCTCCGAGCTGAACCTGGCTGTGCTCAAGGAG GCTAAAATCTTCCACTTCACTTCTGAAGTTTTGACCACCCCTTCAATGCATGCCACACTCTTCAGAGCTATCAAATGGTCTAAAAAGTTTGGCAGCCTTATATTTTTCGACTTGAATTTGCCCTTACCGTTGTGGAGATCACGGAATGAGACAAGGGAGTTAATTAAGAGAGCATGGGATGAGGCTGACATTATTGAAGTGTCTAGGCAAGAGTTGGAATTTCTTCTAGATGAAGATCATTAcgagaggaaaagaaattatAGACCTCAATACTATGctgaaaatttcgagcaatCTAAGAACCGGCGAGATTGTTATCACTATACCCAGGAAGAAATATCTCCATTGTGGCACAATAAGCTCAAGTTCATATTTGTAACTGATGGAACACTTCGGATCCATTATTACTCCCCCGAGTTTGATGGTGTTGTTGTCGGTACAGAAGATGTTCTCATTACACCTTTCACTTGTGATAGGACGGGTTCCGGAGATGCTGTTGTGGCTGCTATTTTGAGAAAGCTGACAACTTGCCCTGAAATGATTAATAATCAAGACATTTTGGAAAGACAACTTCGATTCGCAGTTGCTGCTGGTATTATATCACAGTGGACGATCGGTGCCGTCAGAGGTTTTCCTACTGAAAGTGCAACACAGAATTTGAAAGAACAGGTTTATGTGCCATCAATGTGGTGA